The following are from one region of the Vibrio rarus genome:
- a CDS encoding pseudouridine synthase: MSSDNRRSKTTPSPSGNSAKPKSKYRHTKGKSDQRKKTSPRVKRVSLADRKIVLFNKPFDVLSQFTDGDGRQTLADFIDVKEVYAAGRLDRDSEGLLLLTNDGILQAKLTQPNSKSPKTYWVQVEGAPTEEDLDKLRHGVQLKDGNTLPATVQIMPEPQVWPRNPPVRFRAAIPTTWLSITIIEGRNRQVRRMTANIGFPTLRLIRYSIGQYSLGDLANGQWKFAN, encoded by the coding sequence ATGTCTAGCGATAATCGCCGTTCTAAGACCACGCCCTCTCCTTCTGGTAATTCGGCAAAGCCTAAGTCAAAGTACCGCCATACTAAGGGTAAAAGTGACCAACGCAAAAAAACGTCCCCAAGGGTAAAGCGCGTTTCATTGGCCGACCGTAAAATCGTGTTATTTAATAAACCCTTTGATGTATTAAGCCAGTTTACCGATGGCGACGGACGACAAACCTTAGCCGATTTTATTGATGTTAAAGAGGTGTATGCGGCAGGACGCCTCGACCGTGACAGTGAAGGACTGTTACTGCTGACTAATGACGGTATTTTGCAAGCAAAACTCACCCAGCCAAATTCTAAGTCGCCCAAAACCTACTGGGTGCAAGTGGAAGGTGCGCCAACGGAAGAGGATTTAGATAAACTTCGCCATGGGGTGCAACTTAAAGATGGCAACACTTTGCCAGCAACGGTGCAGATTATGCCAGAACCTCAAGTATGGCCGCGCAATCCTCCGGTAAGATTTCGCGCCGCCATCCCCACCACTTGGCTCTCCATTACCATTATCGAAGGACGCAACCGACAAGTTCGACGCATGACAGCCAATATTGGTTTCCCTACGCTGCGTCTGATCCGTTACTCCATCGGTCAGTACAGCCTTGGGGATCTGGCAAACGGTCAGTGGAAATTCGCCAACTGA
- the mnmA gene encoding tRNA 2-thiouridine(34) synthase MnmA codes for MSDNSQKKVIVGMSGGVDSSVSAYLLQQQGYQVEGLFMKNWEEDDNEEYCTAAEDLADAQAVCDKLGIHLHTINFAAEYWDNVFEYFLQEYKSGRTPNPDILCNKEIKFKAFLEFADEVLDADYIAMGHYVRRTFPTPAEIEAGDKPHMLRGLDGNKDQSYFLYTLSHEQVARSLFPVGDIEKPEVRRIAEEQQLITAKKKDSTGICFIGERKFTDFLSRYLPAQPGKIETPEGQEIGEHMGLMYHTLGQRKGLHIGGQKGGGGNEDPWYVAEKDLKRNVLIAVQGADHPLLKSEGLMASQLHWVDRTPIRQPMSCTVKTRYRQSDIPCTIIPVDDDNIKVIFEQPQVAVTPGQSAVFYKDDICLGGGIIEKRIKV; via the coding sequence ATGTCTGACAACAGCCAAAAGAAAGTCATCGTCGGCATGTCCGGTGGTGTAGATTCTTCCGTCTCTGCATATTTACTTCAACAACAAGGCTACCAAGTGGAAGGCCTGTTTATGAAGAACTGGGAAGAAGATGATAACGAAGAGTATTGTACTGCAGCGGAAGATCTTGCTGACGCACAAGCGGTCTGTGATAAGTTAGGCATTCACCTGCACACCATTAACTTTGCTGCCGAGTACTGGGACAATGTTTTTGAATACTTTTTGCAAGAATATAAATCAGGGCGCACACCAAACCCTGATATTCTTTGTAACAAAGAAATAAAATTTAAAGCCTTCTTAGAATTCGCCGATGAAGTCTTAGATGCCGATTACATTGCCATGGGCCACTATGTGCGCCGTACATTCCCAACGCCAGCTGAAATTGAAGCCGGTGATAAACCGCATATGCTACGTGGATTGGATGGCAATAAAGATCAAAGCTACTTCCTATATACTCTAAGCCATGAGCAAGTGGCACGCAGTTTATTCCCTGTAGGGGATATTGAAAAACCAGAAGTGCGCAGAATTGCTGAAGAGCAACAACTGATCACGGCTAAGAAGAAAGACTCTACCGGTATTTGTTTTATTGGCGAACGCAAGTTTACCGACTTTCTTTCTCGCTATTTACCGGCTCAACCGGGTAAAATCGAAACACCTGAAGGCCAAGAAATTGGTGAACATATGGGGTTGATGTACCACACTCTTGGCCAGCGTAAAGGTCTACACATTGGCGGCCAAAAAGGCGGTGGTGGTAATGAAGACCCATGGTATGTTGCAGAGAAAGATCTGAAACGCAATGTGTTAATTGCTGTACAAGGAGCGGACCATCCTTTATTAAAATCTGAAGGGTTAATGGCTTCGCAATTACACTGGGTTGATCGTACGCCAATTCGCCAACCTATGAGTTGTACGGTAAAAACAAGATATCGCCAAAGCGATATTCCATGTACCATTATTCCTGTGGATGACGACAACATCAAAGTGATTTTCGAACAACCACAAGTGGCGGTCACTCCAGGGCAATCTGCGGTCTTTTATAAAGACGACATCTGTCTCGGTGGCGGTATCATCGAAAAACGAATCAAAGTATAA
- the hflD gene encoding high frequency lysogenization protein HflD, with translation MAHTNYDRTIAFAGICQAVALVQQVAKDGHCHSAAFETSIAAIVNTSPADTIGVFGHERDLKLGLECLTKGLDSSATGNELTRYIISLMALERKLSQRQDAMGQLGNRIQQIERQTEHFDLFDEQMITNLASVYLDVISPIGPRIQVTGNPAMLQQPAVQSKVRALLLSGIRSAVLWRQVGGKRRHLVFGRKKMIAQAEILLARI, from the coding sequence GTGGCACATACAAACTATGACCGTACCATCGCCTTTGCTGGCATCTGCCAAGCTGTCGCTTTAGTCCAACAGGTGGCAAAAGACGGGCATTGTCATTCTGCTGCTTTTGAAACCTCTATTGCTGCTATCGTCAATACTAGCCCAGCCGATACCATTGGCGTATTTGGCCATGAACGAGATCTAAAGTTAGGACTAGAGTGCTTAACAAAAGGCCTTGATAGTTCCGCCACCGGCAATGAGCTCACTCGCTATATTATCAGCCTTATGGCCCTAGAGCGTAAATTGAGTCAACGTCAAGATGCCATGGGGCAATTGGGCAATCGAATTCAGCAAATAGAACGCCAAACAGAACACTTTGACCTTTTTGACGAACAAATGATCACTAACCTCGCCAGTGTCTATTTAGATGTAATTAGTCCTATTGGACCGCGTATTCAAGTGACCGGTAATCCCGCGATGTTGCAGCAACCCGCAGTTCAAAGCAAAGTGAGAGCCTTGCTCCTTTCCGGTATTCGCAGCGCCGTTTTGTGGCGTCAGGTTGGTGGTAAGCGCCGTCATTTAGTGTTTGGGCGCAAGAAGATGATCGCCCAAGCTGAAATCCTTTTAGCACGAATTTAA
- a CDS encoding basic amino acid/polyamine antiporter: MSSKNSVGLMGLVAIVFGSMIGSGIFSIPQNMAESASIGAVALSWLITGVGMLFLVQTFRILAKHKPELNSGIFSYGKAGFGDYIGFHSAWGYWLMTCMGNVALAVMLNDSLGLFFPVLLQHGIETVILCSALLWGMNTIALRGTGSSSFINLVSTVGKLFGLVLILAILMYCFEPSGLSVDVWGKQQHLGSLVSQIQSTMMVTLWCFVGIEGAVVLSGRAKKKSDVGKATLIGFLVAITMYTLISILAYGILPQQELAQLSNPSAASLLEAAIGPKGGLIVNLCVLVSVFGALIAWTMLVAEVPFEAGKAGEFPKFFARTNKNEAPVTALTVSTLLMQLCVLLVVSYHNVYLAAINIASVMVLPCYLLSCLYLLKLSLNHKQLGLEKRNYAYVAIAVIAAIFCAWLITAAGLQYQLMATILYTIGIPFFKFQHAARIKSGEQVYSKMDTWIERVLIALAILSIYLMFTGQLHA; this comes from the coding sequence ATGAGTAGTAAGAATTCTGTGGGATTGATGGGGCTAGTTGCTATCGTATTTGGCTCAATGATAGGTAGTGGGATATTCAGTATTCCACAAAATATGGCCGAAAGTGCGTCTATTGGGGCTGTTGCTCTCTCTTGGCTCATTACTGGTGTTGGCATGTTATTCCTTGTGCAAACATTCAGAATCCTTGCCAAACATAAACCTGAGTTAAATTCTGGTATTTTTTCTTACGGTAAAGCGGGATTTGGTGACTACATTGGCTTCCACTCTGCGTGGGGCTATTGGTTAATGACCTGTATGGGTAACGTTGCACTTGCTGTAATGCTTAATGACTCCCTAGGGTTATTCTTCCCTGTACTATTACAACACGGCATCGAAACCGTTATTTTATGCTCAGCCCTACTTTGGGGTATGAACACTATCGCATTACGTGGGACAGGCAGCTCCTCTTTTATTAACCTTGTTTCTACCGTTGGTAAGTTATTTGGCCTTGTACTCATCCTAGCTATTCTTATGTACTGCTTTGAACCTTCGGGTTTATCTGTTGATGTATGGGGAAAACAACAACATCTAGGTTCACTTGTATCGCAAATTCAAAGCACTATGATGGTGACTCTTTGGTGTTTTGTGGGTATTGAAGGGGCGGTTGTTCTTTCTGGACGTGCTAAAAAGAAATCCGATGTGGGTAAAGCGACCCTGATTGGCTTCTTAGTGGCTATCACTATGTATACCCTTATATCCATTCTAGCCTATGGCATTTTACCGCAACAAGAACTGGCACAACTGTCTAACCCATCAGCGGCCTCTCTCTTAGAAGCAGCAATTGGTCCTAAAGGTGGCCTTATCGTCAACCTTTGTGTGTTGGTATCGGTATTTGGTGCGCTTATCGCATGGACGATGTTAGTGGCTGAAGTTCCTTTTGAAGCAGGTAAAGCGGGAGAATTCCCTAAGTTTTTTGCTCGTACCAATAAAAATGAAGCACCTGTTACCGCACTTACTGTATCCACTTTATTGATGCAGCTTTGTGTGTTACTTGTGGTCTCTTATCACAATGTGTATTTAGCCGCCATCAACATTGCCTCTGTAATGGTGTTGCCTTGTTACCTTCTGAGCTGTCTATATTTATTAAAATTGTCTCTAAACCATAAACAGTTGGGCCTTGAGAAACGCAACTATGCTTATGTCGCAATTGCAGTTATCGCAGCTATCTTTTGTGCTTGGCTTATTACTGCCGCGGGACTTCAATACCAACTTATGGCGACGATTTTGTACACCATAGGTATTCCATTTTTCAAATTTCAACATGCTGCCCGTATCAAATCTGGCGAGCAAGTTTACTCTAAAATGGACACTTGGATTGAACGTGTGCTTATCGCACTAGCGATACTGTCTATCTACTTAATGTTTACTGGACAGCTTCACGCGTAA
- the ltrA gene encoding group II intron reverse transcriptase/maturase, with product MMISKEISASSDGAQWQSIDWKSVEAHVLKLQMRIAKATREKKYGKVKSLQWLLTHSRSAKLVAVKRVSQNKGSKTPGIDGVTWNTDARRMKAVNQLSRKAYSAKPLKRIYIPKKNGKLRPLGIPCMIDRAQQALHLLALEPVSETFADLNSYGFRPNRSTADAVSQCFKCLALKQSAKWVLEGDIKACFDKIGHQWLMNNITVDKRMLEQWLKSGYVDKGLFYDTDEGTPQGGIISPTLMLMTLAGIEQQIKSTALKQGARANFIGYADDFVVTCSSKEVLVNDIKPLIADFLAERGLTLSEEKTKITHIDDGFDFLGFNHRKYKGKLLIKPSKSNTLLFLRNLRELIKKHATIPVNDLIKLINPKLRGWANYYRHCVAKQVFGYVGHKLFQALWHWAVRRHPTKSKDWVVHKYFLNRKGQWQFHGWQKIMNMDCHLNLFQIAKVPIERHVKIRNAATPFDPQYQEYLAKRKPKRLARNSWKEPVPTAL from the coding sequence ATGATGATCTCGAAAGAGATTAGTGCATCTTCTGACGGCGCTCAATGGCAGTCCATCGATTGGAAATCCGTTGAAGCACACGTATTGAAGCTTCAAATGCGTATCGCAAAAGCAACGAGAGAAAAGAAATACGGTAAGGTGAAGTCCTTACAGTGGCTCTTGACTCATTCTCGCTCAGCCAAACTTGTTGCGGTTAAGCGAGTCTCTCAGAATAAAGGCAGTAAAACGCCTGGAATAGACGGTGTCACCTGGAACACAGATGCACGCCGTATGAAAGCAGTCAATCAACTGAGTCGCAAGGCTTACTCTGCAAAACCACTCAAACGTATCTACATTCCCAAAAAGAACGGCAAGCTCAGGCCATTGGGTATTCCATGCATGATTGATAGAGCGCAACAAGCCCTCCACCTTCTAGCACTAGAGCCTGTGTCCGAAACGTTTGCCGACCTCAATAGCTATGGTTTTAGGCCAAATCGCAGCACGGCTGACGCCGTCAGTCAGTGCTTCAAATGTTTGGCTCTAAAGCAATCAGCGAAATGGGTCCTTGAGGGAGATATTAAAGCTTGCTTCGACAAAATCGGGCATCAATGGCTTATGAACAATATCACGGTAGATAAACGTATGTTAGAGCAATGGTTAAAATCTGGCTATGTGGATAAGGGACTGTTCTACGATACCGATGAAGGTACACCTCAAGGTGGAATAATTTCTCCAACCTTGATGCTAATGACTCTCGCGGGGATAGAACAACAAATAAAATCTACAGCCCTGAAACAGGGGGCTAGAGCCAACTTTATCGGTTACGCGGATGATTTCGTGGTCACTTGCTCTTCAAAGGAAGTGCTAGTGAACGACATCAAACCGTTGATTGCTGACTTTTTGGCAGAAAGAGGGTTAACCCTCTCCGAAGAGAAAACGAAGATCACTCATATTGATGATGGCTTTGACTTTCTGGGCTTCAATCACAGGAAGTACAAAGGGAAATTACTCATTAAACCGAGCAAATCCAACACGCTGTTATTCTTGAGAAATCTACGTGAACTTATTAAAAAGCACGCAACCATCCCTGTTAACGATCTTATCAAGTTGATAAATCCGAAACTTAGAGGATGGGCGAACTACTATCGCCATTGTGTTGCTAAACAAGTATTCGGGTATGTCGGCCACAAACTATTCCAAGCGCTATGGCACTGGGCAGTTAGGCGTCATCCAACCAAGTCCAAAGACTGGGTTGTTCATAAGTATTTTCTTAATCGTAAAGGCCAGTGGCAATTTCACGGTTGGCAGAAAATTATGAACATGGACTGTCACTTAAATTTGTTCCAAATAGCTAAAGTGCCTATAGAGCGACACGTAAAAATCAGGAATGCAGCGACCCCTTTTGACCCTCAGTACCAAGAATACTTGGCTAAGAGAAAACCCAAAAGGCTAGCTCGTAACTCTTGGAAAGAGCCTGTCCCGACTGCGTTATAA
- a CDS encoding NADP-dependent isocitrate dehydrogenase, with the protein MSAQKPTIIYTITDEAPALATYSFLPMVQAFTASSDIAVETRDISLAGRIIANFAEYLKPEQRIGDALSELGELAKTPEANIIKLPNISASIPQLKAVIKELQEKGYALPNYPEEATTDEEKAIQSIYDKIKGSAVNPVLREGNSDRRAPASVKNYAKKNPHSMGAWSKESKSHVASMGGDDFFGSEKSVTLDGATEVRIELRADDGTVSPLKAPFALQDKEIIDSSVLSKKALLSFFEKEIELAKQQDVLLSLHLKATMMKVSDPVIFGYAVKVYYKEVFDKHGSLFEELGVDVNNGLGDVYAKIDALPEAQKAQVIADLNAVYETRPELAMVDSDRGITNLHVPSDVIVDASMPAMIRTSGQMWGPDGKPKDTKAMIPDRCYAGVYQAVIDFCKENGAFDPTTMGSVPNVGLMAQKAEEYGSHDKTFVLSQGGSVCVVDANDNVLLEQTVEEGDIFRMCQVKDAPIQDWVKLAVNRARLSNTPAIFWLDSNRAHDRELIKKVDQYLPEHDTEGLDIRVLSPVEATLVTLERIAQGADTISVTGNVLRDYLTDLFPILELGTSAKMLSIVPLMNGGGLFETGAGGSAPKHVQQVEKENHLRWDSLGEFLALAASLEHLSEMTGNEKARVLAQTLDAATGQFLDENKSPSRRVGELDNRGSHYYLARFWAEALAQQNQSSELASQFAPVAADLAANENRIVTELNEAQGVAGVMGGYYLPVDALAKQLMRPSATLNQIIDNA; encoded by the coding sequence ATGTCTGCACAAAAGCCCACCATTATTTACACCATCACCGATGAAGCACCCGCATTGGCAACGTACTCATTCTTGCCAATGGTACAAGCATTTACTGCATCTTCAGATATCGCAGTAGAAACTCGTGATATTTCATTGGCAGGGCGTATTATTGCCAACTTTGCGGAATATTTAAAGCCAGAGCAGCGCATTGGTGACGCTCTGTCTGAGTTAGGTGAATTGGCGAAAACACCTGAAGCCAACATTATTAAATTGCCAAATATCTCCGCATCCATCCCTCAATTAAAAGCGGTCATTAAAGAACTTCAAGAAAAAGGCTATGCGTTACCAAACTATCCTGAAGAAGCAACAACGGATGAAGAAAAAGCCATTCAGTCTATTTATGACAAAATTAAAGGCAGTGCCGTAAATCCTGTATTGCGTGAAGGCAACTCGGACCGTCGAGCGCCTGCTTCTGTGAAAAACTATGCGAAGAAAAACCCACATTCAATGGGGGCATGGTCTAAAGAATCTAAGTCTCACGTGGCCAGTATGGGCGGCGATGACTTTTTTGGTAGCGAGAAATCCGTCACTCTCGATGGTGCAACGGAAGTGCGCATTGAGCTTCGTGCTGACGATGGCACGGTAAGCCCTCTTAAAGCTCCTTTTGCTTTGCAAGATAAAGAAATTATTGATAGCTCGGTATTGAGCAAAAAAGCATTGCTGTCATTCTTCGAAAAAGAAATTGAATTGGCGAAGCAACAAGACGTATTGCTGTCATTGCACCTGAAAGCCACCATGATGAAGGTATCGGATCCGGTTATCTTTGGTTATGCGGTTAAGGTGTACTACAAAGAGGTCTTTGATAAGCACGGCTCATTATTTGAAGAGCTAGGTGTGGATGTGAATAATGGCCTAGGTGATGTATACGCCAAGATTGATGCCTTACCCGAGGCACAAAAAGCACAGGTTATTGCTGATCTTAATGCCGTATATGAAACGCGCCCAGAGTTGGCTATGGTGGATTCAGACCGTGGCATTACCAACCTGCATGTCCCTTCAGATGTGATTGTCGATGCGTCTATGCCTGCCATGATCCGTACTTCAGGTCAAATGTGGGGTCCTGATGGTAAGCCTAAAGATACCAAAGCGATGATTCCTGACCGTTGTTATGCAGGTGTGTATCAAGCGGTTATCGATTTCTGTAAAGAGAACGGTGCGTTTGATCCTACCACTATGGGTAGCGTGCCAAACGTGGGCCTTATGGCGCAGAAAGCGGAAGAGTACGGCTCTCACGATAAAACCTTTGTCTTATCTCAAGGGGGAAGTGTGTGTGTGGTGGATGCCAATGACAATGTGCTTCTTGAGCAAACTGTTGAAGAAGGGGATATTTTCCGCATGTGTCAGGTGAAAGACGCACCTATCCAAGATTGGGTTAAATTGGCGGTAAACCGCGCTCGTCTTTCAAATACTCCTGCCATTTTCTGGTTAGATTCTAACCGTGCTCACGATAGAGAATTAATTAAAAAGGTCGACCAGTACCTACCTGAACATGATACTGAAGGTTTAGATATTCGTGTATTGTCACCGGTTGAAGCAACGTTAGTGACTTTAGAGCGCATTGCACAAGGTGCGGACACCATTTCGGTAACGGGTAACGTTTTACGTGATTATCTGACGGATCTATTCCCAATTTTAGAGTTGGGCACGTCGGCAAAAATGCTGTCGATTGTTCCTTTAATGAACGGCGGTGGCTTGTTTGAAACTGGCGCGGGTGGCTCTGCGCCAAAACACGTACAACAAGTGGAAAAAGAGAACCACTTACGTTGGGATTCATTAGGTGAGTTCTTAGCTTTGGCAGCATCACTAGAGCACTTGAGCGAAATGACTGGCAATGAGAAAGCCCGCGTATTGGCTCAAACTTTAGATGCTGCAACCGGGCAGTTCTTGGATGAAAATAAATCGCCATCACGTCGCGTGGGTGAACTGGATAACCGTGGTAGTCATTATTACCTAGCACGTTTTTGGGCCGAAGCCCTAGCTCAGCAAAATCAGAGCTCGGAACTGGCTAGCCAGTTCGCTCCAGTGGCTGCAGATTTGGCTGCTAATGAAAATCGCATTGTGACTGAGTTGAATGAAGCGCAAGGGGTAGCAGGGGTAATGGGTGGCTATTACTTACCAGTAGATGCTTTAGCTAAGCAATTGATGCGTCCTAGTGCAACATTAAATCAGATTATTGATAACGCATAA
- a CDS encoding glutathione S-transferase family protein → MGIIKPTNKSVESFKGLHLYHAGMSNCAMRVRIALEEKGLDWTSHLLNLMKGENLTKEYFGINPNGVVPTLVDDGIVIIDSADIIDYLDKKYSPGSLRPETESDEQEMYFWMYLARDNHLSIKTYMYGTLGRLSGNMKRSAEQMDEYRQNQTADLKLLEFHERFNSDEGFADEDLSKATTVIDDCFSKMNERLKDNDWLVGDRFSLADITWIPQLVILKAAKYPFENYPNLEKWKNAIIQRPSFKNGVIAWMPKKS, encoded by the coding sequence ATGGGAATTATCAAACCAACAAATAAGTCAGTTGAGAGCTTTAAGGGATTGCACCTTTATCATGCAGGTATGTCTAACTGTGCGATGCGAGTAAGAATTGCACTTGAAGAGAAAGGACTGGATTGGACGAGTCACCTACTCAACTTAATGAAGGGTGAGAACTTGACCAAAGAGTACTTTGGCATTAACCCTAACGGTGTAGTCCCTACCCTAGTTGATGATGGTATTGTCATCATTGATTCTGCTGATATCATTGATTATTTGGATAAAAAGTACTCTCCTGGTTCTCTGCGACCTGAAACTGAAAGTGACGAGCAAGAGATGTATTTCTGGATGTATCTTGCTAGGGATAATCACCTTTCGATCAAAACTTACATGTATGGCACTTTAGGACGTTTAAGTGGAAACATGAAAAGATCTGCCGAACAGATGGATGAATATCGTCAAAACCAGACTGCAGACCTCAAGTTGCTTGAATTCCATGAACGTTTCAATTCAGATGAAGGATTTGCTGATGAAGATCTGTCTAAGGCAACAACTGTTATTGATGATTGCTTCAGCAAAATGAATGAACGCTTAAAGGACAACGATTGGTTAGTAGGAGACCGCTTTTCACTGGCTGACATCACCTGGATCCCTCAGTTGGTAATCCTTAAAGCGGCTAAATACCCATTTGAAAACTACCCAAATCTAGAGAAGTGGAAGAATGCCATAATCCAACGTCCAAGCTTCAAAAATGGCGTTATTGCTTGGATGCCAAAGAAATCGTAA
- a CDS encoding AAA family ATPase: MFKSIKSIKNFGIFKNTKMNGGQPFLQFNLIYGFNYSGKTTLSRIFRAMQQGYVHEDFATANFTVERYEQASVSTAALMPIANLRVFNSDYIKDNVNFVDSSVNPVLIVGERNIELEDELEQLEEVLIPAEQEAWELLKGLAENKDKEKNQRLQNVAKLVNTLSVLGNSKFDIRGVRTLLSQVSSEDLKTDKERLQLEETARLQKSDLISNPTISVPNTSALLDQVQTILAESVTRTTIEELEANLGLRRWVEDGIKHHGEATTCQFCKSPLEQVRLDQLNAYFSDSYKALSAKINAAIKQVATIKLTYSVPKTTSLYSDLIINFEQLMEKIPQLEEQVEQVKKRLLEVLEDKRNRMEEVVPFSQSDYLLPITSDLLDQLKTPIGEHNRRSREHSKEQTAARDAIKRHFVYVETMEYNHVKASEEVIELQKQQGESEGELRRLNARVMEIKAALRNVKQGADNLNDNLRLYFGKTDIEIQPVGETYQFMREGRPAKHLSDGERTAIAFAYFITELDDESLKDTKPIVYLDDPICSLDSNHIYNVLGIIKDKLNHEKVEQLFISTHNFEFFNLVKTWFDYYKMVKRGDDVKPKRAEFYLVNRKQNASTVEQLPKNLKDHKSEYAYLIAKIKEAVRNPEQFDAVSVQAYVRKILEVYFTFRFNKPFRANNNSFLEKHLLKDIENASTKATTLYEFINERSHAQSISFGVELPDALQAQLQGVWHIIDEAIRTNDKPHYEAYYV; this comes from the coding sequence ATGTTTAAGAGCATAAAATCAATAAAGAACTTCGGTATCTTCAAAAACACCAAAATGAATGGTGGTCAACCATTTCTACAGTTTAACCTGATATATGGGTTTAACTATTCGGGAAAGACGACGCTCTCACGTATCTTCAGAGCTATGCAGCAAGGATACGTTCATGAAGACTTTGCTACAGCAAATTTTACGGTTGAACGTTATGAACAGGCGTCTGTATCAACTGCTGCGTTAATGCCTATAGCAAACCTCCGTGTCTTTAATTCTGATTACATCAAAGACAACGTTAATTTTGTAGATTCAAGCGTGAACCCAGTGCTCATAGTCGGTGAACGAAATATTGAATTGGAGGATGAGCTTGAACAGCTTGAAGAAGTTTTAATCCCCGCAGAACAAGAAGCGTGGGAGCTACTAAAAGGTTTGGCTGAAAACAAAGATAAAGAAAAAAATCAACGCCTTCAAAATGTTGCTAAGTTGGTAAACACTTTAAGTGTTCTTGGTAATTCTAAATTTGACATCCGCGGTGTAAGAACATTGTTATCACAGGTTTCGTCAGAAGACCTCAAGACTGACAAAGAACGGTTACAACTTGAAGAAACAGCCCGCTTACAAAAATCAGATCTCATCAGTAATCCTACTATTAGTGTACCAAACACGTCAGCCTTACTAGACCAAGTTCAGACAATTTTAGCTGAATCGGTTACCCGCACGACTATTGAAGAGTTAGAAGCCAACTTAGGGCTGCGTAGGTGGGTCGAAGATGGTATCAAGCATCATGGTGAAGCAACAACTTGCCAATTCTGTAAAAGTCCATTGGAACAAGTTAGGCTAGATCAGCTAAATGCTTATTTTTCCGATTCTTACAAAGCGCTTTCCGCAAAAATCAACGCTGCTATCAAACAAGTAGCAACTATCAAACTAACGTATTCTGTCCCTAAAACAACGAGCCTATACTCTGATTTAATTATCAACTTCGAACAGTTAATGGAGAAGATCCCTCAGCTTGAAGAGCAGGTTGAACAGGTAAAAAAACGCCTACTAGAGGTGTTAGAAGATAAACGTAACCGTATGGAAGAAGTTGTACCGTTTTCGCAATCAGATTACCTATTGCCCATCACCTCAGATCTACTTGACCAACTCAAGACTCCAATAGGTGAACACAACAGACGGTCAAGAGAACATAGTAAAGAACAAACAGCAGCCCGAGATGCAATTAAACGGCATTTTGTTTATGTAGAAACTATGGAATATAACCATGTTAAAGCCAGCGAAGAGGTTATTGAATTACAAAAACAACAAGGAGAATCAGAAGGTGAATTACGTCGCCTAAATGCTCGTGTAATGGAAATCAAAGCAGCCCTTCGAAACGTTAAACAAGGAGCTGACAACCTAAATGATAACCTTCGACTTTATTTTGGTAAGACAGATATTGAAATTCAACCTGTTGGTGAAACCTACCAGTTCATGCGTGAAGGGAGGCCAGCAAAACATCTATCTGATGGAGAGCGCACTGCTATCGCCTTTGCCTATTTCATCACTGAGCTAGACGATGAATCCTTGAAAGACACGAAACCGATTGTGTACTTGGATGATCCGATCTGTAGTTTAGATTCGAACCATATCTACAATGTTCTTGGTATTATCAAAGACAAGTTGAATCATGAAAAAGTTGAGCAGTTGTTCATATCAACACATAATTTCGAGTTTTTCAATTTAGTGAAGACATGGTTTGATTATTACAAAATGGTGAAACGTGGAGATGACGTTAAGCCTAAACGTGCTGAGTTTTATTTGGTCAATCGCAAGCAGAATGCATCAACAGTGGAACAGTTACCTAAAAATCTAAAAGACCACAAATCTGAATACGCTTACTTGATAGCAAAAATCAAAGAAGCAGTCCGAAATCCTGAGCAATTTGATGCGGTATCAGTTCAAGCATACGTACGAAAGATATTAGAAGTCTATTTTACGTTCAGGTTCAATAAACCATTCCGAGCTAATAACAACAGTTTCTTAGAGAAGCACTTATTGAAAGATATAGAGAATGCTTCCACTAAAGCGACAACGCTTTATGAATTCATCAATGAAAGAAGTCATGCACAATCTATATCCTTTGGCGTTGAGTTGCCTGATGCCTTACAAGCACAATTACAGGGGGTTTGGCACATTATTGATGAGGCAATTCGTACAAATGATAAACCACACTACGAAGCATATTACGTTTAG